The following are from one region of the Cloacibacterium sp. TD35 genome:
- the fahA gene encoding fumarylacetoacetase, which yields MKSFINYPQNSDFSIHNIPFGVAVFNREYIACCTRIGDLVIDLATLYDYGFFDEIEGLNENVFEAYTLNEFIELGKPVTNAVRLKIQELLLEGSSLSHDEKTIEECFYDLDKVQMMMPLHVQNYTDFYSSIEHATNVGKMFRDPANALLPNWKHLPVGYHGRASSIVVSGINFHRPKGQMKPADAEKPIFGASKQLDFELEMAFVLNKNTEIGESISTQEAEDAIFGMVIFNDWSARDIQSWEYVPLGPFLGKNFCSSISPWVVTLEALEPFRSATPKQEPEVLDYLKFEGDKNFDINLEVYLQPENGEENLICQSNYKYMYWNMAQQLAHHTINGCNVEVGDLYASGTISGSEQNSFGSMLELTWRGQNPLKLSNGTERKFIEDHDTIIMRGFSEKDGIRVGFGEVRGKVLPAK from the coding sequence ATGAAATCTTTTATAAATTATCCTCAAAATTCAGATTTTTCTATTCATAATATTCCTTTTGGTGTAGCGGTGTTTAACAGAGAATACATTGCTTGTTGTACCAGAATTGGCGATTTGGTCATAGACCTTGCTACTTTATACGATTACGGATTTTTTGACGAGATAGAAGGGTTAAATGAAAACGTTTTCGAAGCGTACACGCTCAATGAATTTATAGAACTAGGAAAACCAGTAACCAATGCTGTTCGTTTAAAAATTCAGGAACTTTTATTAGAAGGTTCATCACTTTCTCATGACGAAAAAACCATAGAAGAATGTTTCTATGATTTAGATAAAGTACAAATGATGATGCCACTTCACGTACAGAATTACACTGATTTTTACAGCAGCATAGAACACGCTACCAATGTGGGAAAAATGTTTCGTGACCCTGCAAATGCATTGCTCCCGAACTGGAAACATTTACCAGTAGGTTATCACGGTCGCGCTTCGTCTATCGTGGTTTCGGGAATTAATTTTCACAGACCAAAAGGTCAAATGAAACCGGCTGATGCAGAAAAACCGATTTTTGGAGCTTCAAAACAATTGGATTTTGAACTAGAAATGGCTTTTGTATTGAATAAAAACACAGAAATTGGAGAAAGCATCTCTACCCAAGAAGCCGAAGACGCTATTTTCGGAATGGTGATTTTCAATGATTGGAGTGCTAGAGACATTCAGAGTTGGGAATATGTTCCTCTTGGTCCGTTTTTAGGGAAAAATTTCTGTTCGTCTATTTCACCTTGGGTGGTGACTTTAGAAGCATTAGAACCATTTAGAAGTGCAACACCAAAGCAGGAACCAGAAGTGTTAGATTATTTGAAATTTGAAGGAGATAAAAATTTCGACATTAATCTAGAAGTGTATTTGCAACCAGAAAACGGCGAAGAAAACCTGATTTGCCAAAGCAACTACAAATACATGTACTGGAATATGGCGCAACAGTTGGCGCATCACACCATCAATGGTTGCAATGTGGAAGTTGGCGATTTATATGCTTCTGGAACTATTTCTGGAAGTGAACAAAATAGTTTTGGTTCGATGCTAGAATTGACTTGGCGCGGACAAAATCCGCTGAAACTTTCAAACGGAACCGAAAGAAAATTTATAGAAGACCACGACACAATCATTATGAGAGGTTTCTCTGAAAAAGACGGAATAAGAGTAGGTTTCGGAGAAGTAAGAGGAAAAGTTTTACCAGCTAAGTAA
- the hppD gene encoding 4-hydroxyphenylpyruvate dioxygenase — MSTLTFAEKIAQAENFLPINGTDYIEFYVGNAKQAAHYYKTAFGFQSVAYAGPETGVRDRASYVVQQGKIRLVLTSGLSSDSPICEHQRKHGDGVKILALWVDDAYKAFEETTNRGAKPYMEPKTLKDEFGEVKMSGIYTYGETVHMFIERKNYDGPFMPGYEKWESDYNPSDCGLLYVDHCVGNVGWDRMIPVVKWYEEVMGFVNILSFDDKQINTEYSALMSKVMSNGNGFAKFPINEPAEGKKKSQVEEYLDFYEGEGVQHIAVATKDIIKTVTELKARGVEFLSAPPEAYYEMVPERVGTIDEDIKKLQDLGILIDCDEEGYLLQIFTKPVEDRPTLFYEIIERHGAQSFGAGNFKALFEALEREQARRGNL; from the coding sequence ATGAGCACACTTACTTTTGCCGAAAAAATAGCGCAGGCAGAGAATTTTCTTCCTATAAACGGAACAGATTATATAGAATTTTATGTAGGAAACGCTAAACAAGCAGCCCATTATTACAAAACTGCTTTCGGTTTTCAGAGCGTAGCTTATGCAGGACCAGAAACTGGCGTAAGAGACAGAGCCTCTTATGTAGTTCAACAAGGTAAAATAAGATTGGTTCTTACCTCTGGTTTATCTTCGGATTCACCAATTTGTGAGCACCAAAGAAAACATGGTGATGGTGTGAAAATTCTTGCACTATGGGTTGATGATGCCTATAAAGCATTTGAAGAAACCACAAATCGTGGTGCAAAACCTTACATGGAACCAAAAACGCTAAAAGATGAATTCGGCGAGGTAAAAATGTCTGGAATTTATACCTACGGCGAAACCGTTCACATGTTCATCGAAAGAAAAAATTACGACGGGCCATTTATGCCAGGATACGAAAAATGGGAATCTGATTATAACCCTTCGGATTGTGGATTGCTTTATGTAGACCATTGCGTAGGAAATGTAGGTTGGGACAGAATGATTCCTGTAGTAAAATGGTACGAAGAAGTAATGGGATTTGTGAATATTTTAAGTTTTGACGATAAGCAAATTAACACCGAATATTCTGCACTCATGTCAAAAGTAATGAGCAACGGAAACGGATTTGCTAAATTCCCTATTAATGAACCAGCAGAAGGAAAGAAAAAATCTCAGGTAGAAGAATATCTAGATTTCTACGAAGGAGAAGGTGTTCAGCATATCGCAGTAGCGACCAAAGATATTATAAAAACAGTAACAGAATTGAAAGCGAGAGGGGTAGAATTTCTATCAGCACCGCCAGAAGCCTACTACGAAATGGTTCCTGAAAGAGTGGGAACAATAGATGAAGACATTAAAAAACTTCAAGACTTAGGAATTTTAATCGACTGTGACGAAGAAGGTTATCTATTACAAATTTTCACAAAACCTGTAGAAGACCGCCCTACTCTTTTCTACGAAATTATAGAAAGACATGGCGCGCAAAGCTTCGGAGCTGGTAATTTCAAAGCATTATTTGAAGCATTAGAAAGAGAACAAGCCAGAAGAGGCAACCTATAA